Proteins encoded together in one Oryzias latipes chromosome 11, ASM223467v1 window:
- the LOC101175416 gene encoding class I histocompatibility antigen, F10 alpha chain isoform X3 produces MLITSVLVLLGSGLLVNCEKHSLTYIYTAFSHPVKLPGIHEFTAMGLLDNRMIDYYDSSVQKKIPKQDWMKERLQQEYWDKGTQSRQSKQQWFKVNIDILINRMRQTSNDTHVLQWMHGCEGVEDEHGNLQFKRGMDMYNYDGDDFLAFDDERQVWVAAADAAVPTKRKWDEVTALKDYTKGYLEKECMEWMKTFLSYSTQQLRNASRPDVYMFFKKAKESSNVVLTCLATGFYPKDITLNIRRDGRVLTKDDGVMSSGVRPNHDETFQRKDYVEILRSDSATYTCEIIHPASNVWVVKTWDHRPPEGSPGSDIGLVLGLVCGIGGVLAIVVIRVLYKKKMLCFKNVNCHCRVSCCCSSAGKHQDSISSGRNSSMTATGDETRPLNAATKGSDQSLSSGDSAIDSESGGSVTTSQVKNNQPTTNPRDHVDKTTTPIAATNGGSNGSGTPTETGPLIAASKGSDPSLSGDSAVVSESGGSVTTSQVKNNQPTTNPRDHVDKTTTPIAATNGGSNGSGTPTETGPLIGASKGSDPSLSGDSAVVIPDSNNQSGSSGSLSSA; encoded by the exons ATGTTGATCACCTCAGTCTTGGTCCTTTTGGGGAGTGGACTGCTCGTGAACTGCG AGAAGCACTCGCTGACGTACATCTACACGGCCTTCTCCCATCCTGTGAAGCTCCCAGGCATCCATGAATTCACTGCTATGGGTCTGCTGGACAACAGAATGATCGACTACTATGACAGCTCTGTGCAAAAGAAAATTCCCAAACAGGACTGGATGAAGGAGCGACTCCAGCAGGAATACTGGGATAAAGGCACACAGTCCCGGCAGAGCAAGCAGCAGTGGTTCAAGGTTAACATCGACATCCTGATCAACCGAATGAGACAAACGTCTAATG ACACTCATGTTCTTCAGTGGATGCATGGATGTGAAGGTGTAGAAGACGAACATGGAAACCTCCAGTTTAAGCGTGGCATGGACATGTACAACTATGACGGAGATGACTTCCTGGCTTTTGATGATGAACGTCAAGTTTGGGTggctgcagcagatgcagcagtcCCCACCAAGAGGAAGTGGGATGAAGTCACAGCGCTGAAAGACTACACCAAGGGTTACCTGGAGAAGGAGTGCATGGAATGGATGAAAACCTTTCTGAGTTATTCAACGCAGCAGCTAAGAAATGCCT CTCGTCCTGACGTTTAcatgttctttaaaaaagcCAAAGAGTCCTCCAACGTTGTGCTGACGTGCCTCGCCACAGGCTTTTATCCTAAAGACATCACCCTAAACATCAGAAGAGATGGGCGTGTCCTCACTAAAGACGATGGAGTGATGAGTTCTGGAGTTCGTCCGAATCACGATGAAACCTTCCAAAGAAAAGATTATGTGGAGATTTTGAGGAGTGACTCTGCTACCTACACCTGTGAAATCATTCATCCAGCTTCCAATGTGTGGGTTGTGAAAACATGGG ATCATCGTCCTCCAGAAGGTTCACCGGGATCTGATATTGGTCTGGTTCTTGGTCTTGTTTGTGGTATTGGTGGAGTCCTGGCCATTGTGGTGATACGGGTCttgtacaagaaaaaaatgcttt GTTTTAAAAACGTAAATTGTCACTGCAGAG TTTCATGTTGTTGTTCATCCGCTGGAAAGCATCAGGATTCTATCTCAA GTGGACGTAATAGCAGCATGACTGCAACTGGGGATGAGACTCGTCCTCTTAATGCAGCAACCAAAG GTTCTGATCAATCTCTCAGCAGTGGAGACTCTGCTATTGACA GTGAAAGTGGTGGCAGTGTGACTACATCTCAAGTCAAGA atAATCAGCCAACAACCAACCCAAGAGACCATGTGGATAAGACTACAACTCCTATTGCAGCAACTAATG GTGGAAGTAATGGCAGCGGGACTCCAACTGAGACTGGTCCTCTTATTGCAGCATCCAAAG GTTCTGATCCGTCTCTCAGTGGAGACTCTGCTGTTGTCA GTGAAAGTGGTGGCAGTGTGACTACATCTCAAGTCAAGA atAATCAGCCAACAACCAACCCAAGAGACCATGTGGATAAGACTACAACTCCTATTGCAGCAACTAATG GTGGAAGTAATGGCAGCGGGACTCCAACTGAGACTGGTCCTCTTATTGGAGCATCCAAAG GTTCTGATCCGTCTCTCAGTGGAGACTCTGCTGTTGTCA TTCCTGACTCCAACAACCAATCGGGTTCTAGTGGATCTCTGTCCTCTGCTTAG
- the LOC101175416 gene encoding class I histocompatibility antigen, F10 alpha chain isoform X2 — MPTGLISFMEFGRSTEKHSLTYIYTAFSHPVKLPGIHEFTAMGLLDNRMIDYYDSSVQKKIPKQDWMKERLQQEYWDKGTQSRQSKQQWFKVNIDILINRMRQTSNDTHVLQWMHGCEGVEDEHGNLQFKRGMDMYNYDGDDFLAFDDERQVWVAAADAAVPTKRKWDEVTALKDYTKGYLEKECMEWMKTFLSYSTQQLRNASRPDVYMFFKKAKESSNVVLTCLATGFYPKDITLNIRRDGRVLTKDDGVMSSGVRPNHDETFQRKDYVEILRSDSATYTCEIIHPASNVWVVKTWDHRPPEGSPGSDIGLVLGLVCGIGGVLAIVVIRVLYKKKMLCFKNVNCHCRVSCCCSSAGKHQDSISSGRNSSMTATGDETRPLNAATKGSDQSLSSGDSAIDSKSEGSVIATEDETCPLNAKTKGSDQSLSSGDSAIDSESGGSVTTSQVKNNQPTTNPRDHVDKTTTPIAATNGGSNGSGTPTETGPLIAASKGSDPSLSGDSAVVSESGGSVTTSQVKNNQPTTNPRDHVDKTTTPIAATNGGSNGSGTPTETGPLIGASKGSDPSLSGDSAVVIPDSNNQSGSSGSLSSA; from the exons AGAAGCACTCGCTGACGTACATCTACACGGCCTTCTCCCATCCTGTGAAGCTCCCAGGCATCCATGAATTCACTGCTATGGGTCTGCTGGACAACAGAATGATCGACTACTATGACAGCTCTGTGCAAAAGAAAATTCCCAAACAGGACTGGATGAAGGAGCGACTCCAGCAGGAATACTGGGATAAAGGCACACAGTCCCGGCAGAGCAAGCAGCAGTGGTTCAAGGTTAACATCGACATCCTGATCAACCGAATGAGACAAACGTCTAATG ACACTCATGTTCTTCAGTGGATGCATGGATGTGAAGGTGTAGAAGACGAACATGGAAACCTCCAGTTTAAGCGTGGCATGGACATGTACAACTATGACGGAGATGACTTCCTGGCTTTTGATGATGAACGTCAAGTTTGGGTggctgcagcagatgcagcagtcCCCACCAAGAGGAAGTGGGATGAAGTCACAGCGCTGAAAGACTACACCAAGGGTTACCTGGAGAAGGAGTGCATGGAATGGATGAAAACCTTTCTGAGTTATTCAACGCAGCAGCTAAGAAATGCCT CTCGTCCTGACGTTTAcatgttctttaaaaaagcCAAAGAGTCCTCCAACGTTGTGCTGACGTGCCTCGCCACAGGCTTTTATCCTAAAGACATCACCCTAAACATCAGAAGAGATGGGCGTGTCCTCACTAAAGACGATGGAGTGATGAGTTCTGGAGTTCGTCCGAATCACGATGAAACCTTCCAAAGAAAAGATTATGTGGAGATTTTGAGGAGTGACTCTGCTACCTACACCTGTGAAATCATTCATCCAGCTTCCAATGTGTGGGTTGTGAAAACATGGG ATCATCGTCCTCCAGAAGGTTCACCGGGATCTGATATTGGTCTGGTTCTTGGTCTTGTTTGTGGTATTGGTGGAGTCCTGGCCATTGTGGTGATACGGGTCttgtacaagaaaaaaatgcttt GTTTTAAAAACGTAAATTGTCACTGCAGAG TTTCATGTTGTTGTTCATCCGCTGGAAAGCATCAGGATTCTATCTCAA GTGGACGTAATAGCAGCATGACTGCAACTGGGGATGAGACTCGTCCTCTTAATGCAGCAACCAAAG GTTCTGATCAATCTCTCAGCAGTGGAGACTCTGCTATTGACA GTAAAAGTGAGGGCAGCGTAATTGCAACTGAGGATGAGACTTGCCCTCTTAATGCAAAAACCAAAG GTTCTGATCAATCTCTCAGCAGTGGAGACTCTGCTATTGACA GTGAAAGTGGTGGCAGTGTGACTACATCTCAAGTCAAGA atAATCAGCCAACAACCAACCCAAGAGACCATGTGGATAAGACTACAACTCCTATTGCAGCAACTAATG GTGGAAGTAATGGCAGCGGGACTCCAACTGAGACTGGTCCTCTTATTGCAGCATCCAAAG GTTCTGATCCGTCTCTCAGTGGAGACTCTGCTGTTGTCA GTGAAAGTGGTGGCAGTGTGACTACATCTCAAGTCAAGA atAATCAGCCAACAACCAACCCAAGAGACCATGTGGATAAGACTACAACTCCTATTGCAGCAACTAATG GTGGAAGTAATGGCAGCGGGACTCCAACTGAGACTGGTCCTCTTATTGGAGCATCCAAAG GTTCTGATCCGTCTCTCAGTGGAGACTCTGCTGTTGTCA TTCCTGACTCCAACAACCAATCGGGTTCTAGTGGATCTCTGTCCTCTGCTTAG
- the LOC101175416 gene encoding class I histocompatibility antigen, F10 alpha chain isoform X4, producing MLITSVLVLLGSGLLVNCEKHSLTYIYTAFSHPVKLPGIHEFTAMGLLDNRMIDYYDSSVQKKIPKQDWMKERLQQEYWDKGTQSRQSKQQWFKVNIDILINRMRQTSNDTHVLQWMHGCEGVEDEHGNLQFKRGMDMYNYDGDDFLAFDDERQVWVAAADAAVPTKRKWDEVTALKDYTKGYLEKECMEWMKTFLSYSTQQLRNASRPDVYMFFKKAKESSNVVLTCLATGFYPKDITLNIRRDGRVLTKDDGVMSSGVRPNHDETFQRKDYVEILRSDSATYTCEIIHPASNVWVVKTWDHRPPEGSPGSDIGLVLGLVCGIGGVLAIVVIRVLYKKKMLCFKNVNCHCRVSCCCSSAGKHQDSISSGRNSSMTATGDETRPLNAATKGSDQSLSSGDSAIDSKSEGSVIATEDETCPLNAKTKGSDQSLSSGDSAIDSESGGSVTTSQVKNNQPTTNPRDHVDKTTTPIAATNGGSNGSGTPTETGPLIAASKGSDPSLSGDSAVVIPDSNNQSGSSGSLSSA from the exons ATGTTGATCACCTCAGTCTTGGTCCTTTTGGGGAGTGGACTGCTCGTGAACTGCG AGAAGCACTCGCTGACGTACATCTACACGGCCTTCTCCCATCCTGTGAAGCTCCCAGGCATCCATGAATTCACTGCTATGGGTCTGCTGGACAACAGAATGATCGACTACTATGACAGCTCTGTGCAAAAGAAAATTCCCAAACAGGACTGGATGAAGGAGCGACTCCAGCAGGAATACTGGGATAAAGGCACACAGTCCCGGCAGAGCAAGCAGCAGTGGTTCAAGGTTAACATCGACATCCTGATCAACCGAATGAGACAAACGTCTAATG ACACTCATGTTCTTCAGTGGATGCATGGATGTGAAGGTGTAGAAGACGAACATGGAAACCTCCAGTTTAAGCGTGGCATGGACATGTACAACTATGACGGAGATGACTTCCTGGCTTTTGATGATGAACGTCAAGTTTGGGTggctgcagcagatgcagcagtcCCCACCAAGAGGAAGTGGGATGAAGTCACAGCGCTGAAAGACTACACCAAGGGTTACCTGGAGAAGGAGTGCATGGAATGGATGAAAACCTTTCTGAGTTATTCAACGCAGCAGCTAAGAAATGCCT CTCGTCCTGACGTTTAcatgttctttaaaaaagcCAAAGAGTCCTCCAACGTTGTGCTGACGTGCCTCGCCACAGGCTTTTATCCTAAAGACATCACCCTAAACATCAGAAGAGATGGGCGTGTCCTCACTAAAGACGATGGAGTGATGAGTTCTGGAGTTCGTCCGAATCACGATGAAACCTTCCAAAGAAAAGATTATGTGGAGATTTTGAGGAGTGACTCTGCTACCTACACCTGTGAAATCATTCATCCAGCTTCCAATGTGTGGGTTGTGAAAACATGGG ATCATCGTCCTCCAGAAGGTTCACCGGGATCTGATATTGGTCTGGTTCTTGGTCTTGTTTGTGGTATTGGTGGAGTCCTGGCCATTGTGGTGATACGGGTCttgtacaagaaaaaaatgcttt GTTTTAAAAACGTAAATTGTCACTGCAGAG TTTCATGTTGTTGTTCATCCGCTGGAAAGCATCAGGATTCTATCTCAA GTGGACGTAATAGCAGCATGACTGCAACTGGGGATGAGACTCGTCCTCTTAATGCAGCAACCAAAG GTTCTGATCAATCTCTCAGCAGTGGAGACTCTGCTATTGACA GTAAAAGTGAGGGCAGCGTAATTGCAACTGAGGATGAGACTTGCCCTCTTAATGCAAAAACCAAAG GTTCTGATCAATCTCTCAGCAGTGGAGACTCTGCTATTGACA GTGAAAGTGGTGGCAGTGTGACTACATCTCAAGTCAAGA atAATCAGCCAACAACCAACCCAAGAGACCATGTGGATAAGACTACAACTCCTATTGCAGCAACTAATG GTGGAAGTAATGGCAGCGGGACTCCAACTGAGACTGGTCCTCTTATTGCAGCATCCAAAG GTTCTGATCCGTCTCTCAGTGGAGACTCTGCTGTTGTCA TTCCTGACTCCAACAACCAATCGGGTTCTAGTGGATCTCTGTCCTCTGCTTAG
- the LOC101175416 gene encoding class I histocompatibility antigen, F10 alpha chain isoform X1 yields the protein MLITSVLVLLGSGLLVNCEKHSLTYIYTAFSHPVKLPGIHEFTAMGLLDNRMIDYYDSSVQKKIPKQDWMKERLQQEYWDKGTQSRQSKQQWFKVNIDILINRMRQTSNDTHVLQWMHGCEGVEDEHGNLQFKRGMDMYNYDGDDFLAFDDERQVWVAAADAAVPTKRKWDEVTALKDYTKGYLEKECMEWMKTFLSYSTQQLRNASRPDVYMFFKKAKESSNVVLTCLATGFYPKDITLNIRRDGRVLTKDDGVMSSGVRPNHDETFQRKDYVEILRSDSATYTCEIIHPASNVWVVKTWDHRPPEGSPGSDIGLVLGLVCGIGGVLAIVVIRVLYKKKMLCFKNVNCHCRVSCCCSSAGKHQDSISSGRNSSMTATGDETRPLNAATKGSDQSLSSGDSAIDSKSEGSVIATEDETCPLNAKTKGSDQSLSSGDSAIDSESGGSVTTSQVKNNQPTTNPRDHVDKTTTPIAATNGGSNGSGTPTETGPLIAASKGSDPSLSGDSAVVSESGGSVTTSQVKNNQPTTNPRDHVDKTTTPIAATNGGSNGSGTPTETGPLIGASKGSDPSLSGDSAVVIPDSNNQSGSSGSLSSA from the exons ATGTTGATCACCTCAGTCTTGGTCCTTTTGGGGAGTGGACTGCTCGTGAACTGCG AGAAGCACTCGCTGACGTACATCTACACGGCCTTCTCCCATCCTGTGAAGCTCCCAGGCATCCATGAATTCACTGCTATGGGTCTGCTGGACAACAGAATGATCGACTACTATGACAGCTCTGTGCAAAAGAAAATTCCCAAACAGGACTGGATGAAGGAGCGACTCCAGCAGGAATACTGGGATAAAGGCACACAGTCCCGGCAGAGCAAGCAGCAGTGGTTCAAGGTTAACATCGACATCCTGATCAACCGAATGAGACAAACGTCTAATG ACACTCATGTTCTTCAGTGGATGCATGGATGTGAAGGTGTAGAAGACGAACATGGAAACCTCCAGTTTAAGCGTGGCATGGACATGTACAACTATGACGGAGATGACTTCCTGGCTTTTGATGATGAACGTCAAGTTTGGGTggctgcagcagatgcagcagtcCCCACCAAGAGGAAGTGGGATGAAGTCACAGCGCTGAAAGACTACACCAAGGGTTACCTGGAGAAGGAGTGCATGGAATGGATGAAAACCTTTCTGAGTTATTCAACGCAGCAGCTAAGAAATGCCT CTCGTCCTGACGTTTAcatgttctttaaaaaagcCAAAGAGTCCTCCAACGTTGTGCTGACGTGCCTCGCCACAGGCTTTTATCCTAAAGACATCACCCTAAACATCAGAAGAGATGGGCGTGTCCTCACTAAAGACGATGGAGTGATGAGTTCTGGAGTTCGTCCGAATCACGATGAAACCTTCCAAAGAAAAGATTATGTGGAGATTTTGAGGAGTGACTCTGCTACCTACACCTGTGAAATCATTCATCCAGCTTCCAATGTGTGGGTTGTGAAAACATGGG ATCATCGTCCTCCAGAAGGTTCACCGGGATCTGATATTGGTCTGGTTCTTGGTCTTGTTTGTGGTATTGGTGGAGTCCTGGCCATTGTGGTGATACGGGTCttgtacaagaaaaaaatgcttt GTTTTAAAAACGTAAATTGTCACTGCAGAG TTTCATGTTGTTGTTCATCCGCTGGAAAGCATCAGGATTCTATCTCAA GTGGACGTAATAGCAGCATGACTGCAACTGGGGATGAGACTCGTCCTCTTAATGCAGCAACCAAAG GTTCTGATCAATCTCTCAGCAGTGGAGACTCTGCTATTGACA GTAAAAGTGAGGGCAGCGTAATTGCAACTGAGGATGAGACTTGCCCTCTTAATGCAAAAACCAAAG GTTCTGATCAATCTCTCAGCAGTGGAGACTCTGCTATTGACA GTGAAAGTGGTGGCAGTGTGACTACATCTCAAGTCAAGA atAATCAGCCAACAACCAACCCAAGAGACCATGTGGATAAGACTACAACTCCTATTGCAGCAACTAATG GTGGAAGTAATGGCAGCGGGACTCCAACTGAGACTGGTCCTCTTATTGCAGCATCCAAAG GTTCTGATCCGTCTCTCAGTGGAGACTCTGCTGTTGTCA GTGAAAGTGGTGGCAGTGTGACTACATCTCAAGTCAAGA atAATCAGCCAACAACCAACCCAAGAGACCATGTGGATAAGACTACAACTCCTATTGCAGCAACTAATG GTGGAAGTAATGGCAGCGGGACTCCAACTGAGACTGGTCCTCTTATTGGAGCATCCAAAG GTTCTGATCCGTCTCTCAGTGGAGACTCTGCTGTTGTCA TTCCTGACTCCAACAACCAATCGGGTTCTAGTGGATCTCTGTCCTCTGCTTAG